One genomic segment of Tursiops truncatus isolate mTurTru1 chromosome 4, mTurTru1.mat.Y, whole genome shotgun sequence includes these proteins:
- the SST gene encoding somatostatin, whose product MLSCRLQCALAALSIVLALGGVTGAPSDPRLRQFLQKSLAAAAGKQELAKYFLAELLSEPNQTENDALEPEDLSQAAEQDEMRLELQRSANSNPAMAPRERKAGCKNFFWKTFTSC is encoded by the exons ATGCTGTCCTGCCGTCTCCAGTGCGCGCTGGCCGCGCTCTCCATAGTTCTGGCTCTGGGCGGTGTCACCGGCGCGCCCTCAGATCCCCGACTCCGTCAGTTTCTGCAGAAATCCCTGGCTGCTGCCGCTGGGAAGCAG GAATTGGCCAAGTACTTCTTGGCAGAGCTGCTCTCTGAACCCAACCAGACAGAGAACGATGCCCTGGAGCCTGAAGATCTGTCCCAGGCTGCTGAACAGGATGAAATGAGGCTGGAGCTGCAGAGATCCGCTAACTCGAACCCGGCCATGGCGCCCCGAGAACGCAAAGCCGGCTGCAAGAATTTCTTCTGGAAGACTTTCACATCCTGTTAA
- the LOC117312089 gene encoding receptor-transporting protein 2-like: protein MFHCSWCWHTWQSPHVVILFHMYLDRAQRARSVRMRVFKQLCYECGTARLDESSMLEEDIESLVDNLISSLREQRYGESGGQYRIHVASRQDNRRHRGEFCEACQEGIVHWKPSEKLLEEDVTFSGASKPRAREASGYNFFSLRWGLFWASLGLLIVYLQFSFRSSTFL from the coding sequence ATGTTCCACTGCTCCTGGTGCTGGCACACCTGGCAGTCGCCCCACGTGGTCATCCTCTTCCACATGTACCTGGACCGCGCCCAGCGGGCGCGCTCGGTGCGCATGCGCGTCTTCAAGCAGCTGTGCTACGAGTGCGGCACGGCGCGGCTGGACGAGTCGAGCATGCTGGAGGAGGACATCGAGAGCCTGGTGGACAACCTCATCAGCAGCCTGCGCGAGCAGCGCTACGGGGAGAGCGGCGGCCAGTACCGCATCCACGTGGCCAGCCGCCAAGACAACCGGCGGCACCGCGGAGAGTTCTGCGAGGCCTGCCAGGAGGGCATCGTGCACTGGAAGCCCAGCGAGAAGTTGCTGGAGGAGGACGTGACCTTCTCCGGTGCCTCCAAGCCACGGGCCCGGGAGGCATCGGGGTACAACTTCTTCTCCCTTCGCTGGGGCCTCTTCTGGGCCTCACTGGGCCTGCTCATTGTCTACCTGCAGTTCTCCTTCCGAAGCTCGACCTTCCTGTAG